A genomic window from Treponema maltophilum ATCC 51939 includes:
- a CDS encoding VOC family protein, with translation MKIEHVALYVNNLEKCKDFFLKYFNGKSNNGYHNKTTNFRSYFITFEDGTRLELMNKPEIIDDEKNLTRTGFVHIAFSVGSKENVDTLTERLSNDGFKVISGPRTTGDGYYESCILGIEDNQIEITV, from the coding sequence ATGAAAATAGAACATGTTGCGTTATATGTAAATAATTTGGAAAAATGCAAAGATTTCTTTTTAAAATATTTCAACGGAAAATCAAATAACGGCTACCATAATAAAACAACAAATTTCCGCTCCTACTTCATTACATTTGAAGACGGAACTCGTCTTGAATTAATGAATAAACCGGAAATAATTGATGATGAAAAGAATCTTACAAGAACGGGATTTGTTCATATTGCATTCAGTGTAGGAAGTAAAGAAAACGTAGATACTCTTACGGAAAGATTAAGTAATGACGGATTCAAAGTAATCAGCGGTCCGAGAACTACCGGAGACGGATATTACGAAAGTTGTATACTTGGAATAGAAGATAATCAAATAGAAATTACTGTTTGA
- a CDS encoding 16S rRNA (guanine(527)-N(7))-methyltransferase RsmG, which yields MSRASNGNEGKLHAGLIELGISGSEAAQYGKKLLAYVKELQLFNSAYDLTAAKTEDDIIVRHVLDSLSARSELLKLKERILKSRGATDTNAPPDINPANKTNDPAGGHFVIADIGSGGGLPGIPLAITMPDTHFVLAERMSKRCAFLENCAAILGLKNVRVQNVEAERIEPNSFDIAVFRAFRPLDKKMLKVLLRTLKDGGVLAAYKAKRSKIEEEAANALSVLNCGSAHGIEIVPLHVPFLEDRERHLLIIPSLQ from the coding sequence ATGAGCCGCGCATCAAACGGAAACGAGGGCAAACTCCATGCCGGTTTAATTGAACTCGGCATTTCGGGCAGTGAAGCCGCACAATACGGCAAAAAATTGCTCGCATATGTGAAAGAACTGCAGCTGTTCAATTCGGCCTACGATTTAACGGCGGCAAAAACCGAAGACGACATTATCGTGCGCCACGTTTTGGACAGCCTTTCGGCGCGCAGCGAATTGCTTAAATTAAAAGAGCGTATTTTAAAAAGCCGCGGCGCCACCGATACGAATGCGCCTCCCGACATAAATCCCGCAAATAAGACAAATGATCCAGCCGGCGGCCATTTTGTGATTGCCGATATCGGAAGCGGAGGCGGCTTACCCGGCATTCCCCTCGCAATTACTATGCCCGATACGCATTTTGTCCTCGCCGAACGGATGAGCAAGCGCTGCGCCTTTTTGGAAAACTGCGCGGCAATCCTCGGCTTAAAAAACGTCCGCGTACAAAACGTCGAAGCCGAACGGATCGAACCGAACAGCTTCGATATTGCCGTTTTTAGGGCATTCCGTCCCTTGGACAAAAAAATGCTTAAGGTGCTGCTCCGGACATTAAAAGACGGCGGCGTTTTGGCCGCTTATAAAGCGAAGCGCTCCAAAATCGAAGAAGAAGCGGCAAACGCATTGTCCGTCCTAAACTGCGGCAGTGCGCACGGCATTGAAATCGTCCCGCTGCACGTTCCCTTTTTGGAAGACCGCGAACGCCACTTATTGATAATCCCGTCGCTGCAATAA
- a CDS encoding Vat family streptogramin A O-acetyltransferase, producing MYGPQPNEIHPMKGFDQVCFIKNIITNPNIIVGDYSYYDDPVNSENFENNVLYHYPFIGDKLIIGKFCAIARDVKFIMNGANHKMNCFTTYPFSIFRNGWEKVTPEMEELPIKGDTVIQNDVWIGYNSLIMPGIKIGNGSIIASNSVVIKDVEPYSIVGGNPAKLIRKRFDNEIIDLLESIKWWDWPIEKITTNLEILTSNDVSKLREISDMKIT from the coding sequence ATGTACGGTCCTCAACCCAATGAAATACACCCCATGAAGGGGTTTGATCAAGTATGTTTTATTAAGAATATAATTACTAATCCAAATATAATCGTTGGTGATTATTCGTATTACGATGATCCGGTAAATTCGGAAAACTTTGAAAATAATGTTCTGTATCATTATCCATTCATTGGAGACAAATTAATTATTGGAAAGTTTTGTGCCATTGCCCGAGATGTTAAGTTCATAATGAATGGTGCAAATCATAAAATGAATTGTTTCACAACATATCCATTTTCAATATTTAGAAATGGATGGGAAAAAGTAACACCGGAAATGGAAGAATTACCAATTAAAGGGGATACGGTAATTCAGAATGATGTGTGGATTGGTTATAATTCTTTAATAATGCCCGGAATAAAGATAGGCAATGGTTCAATAATTGCATCAAATTCTGTTGTAATAAAAGATGTAGAACCATATTCAATCGTTGGAGGAAATCCTGCAAAATTAATACGAAAAAGATTTGATAATGAAATTATTGATCTTTTAGAAAGTATAAAATGGTGGGATTGGCCAATAGAAAAAATAACGACAAATCTCGAGATACTTACCTCAAATGATGTAAGTAAATTACGAGAAATTAGTGATATGAAAATCACCTAA
- a CDS encoding tetratricopeptide repeat protein has translation MDSLFPILIGIGAACAVVALILIFASSKNGQQKKQKPKSRGSIIRAAEKRLAQDPRDPAALLPLSELYYKEQQWEKAFPLLVTLAELVPMYPEIDMFQTALRYGICSVKLGKLSDALKALSVARREKPDSFETNFYLGQAFYLNKDYDKAIPCFKKALSQGSEIPEVFEYLGLSLYRGRLFREALPYLKRALEVKPESREILFSLADSMYACSMGDKALKVFMHLRPDPEYGAKACLLAGSIHSFGNQNAQAIQDYEIGLKHEDAPLDVLTQIRYNLAQIYLQENDMVKALALLQTIQMTVPGYKDVRALITRYQELSQNNTLKTYLMATNSDFVALCRKIVSVFYSKATVRILAVDAKPDVAEIQTEIDTIKWEDSVVFRFYRNTGSTGELFIRDFHGRIRDLKAGRGICVTAGTYSEDAKKYVEGRPIDLVDKAQLLKIFNKL, from the coding sequence ATGGATTCATTATTTCCTATATTAATTGGAATTGGAGCCGCATGCGCCGTAGTTGCTTTGATTCTTATTTTTGCCTCGTCCAAAAACGGGCAGCAAAAAAAACAAAAACCGAAAAGCCGCGGTTCCATTATACGAGCGGCTGAAAAAAGGCTTGCACAGGATCCGCGCGATCCGGCAGCGCTCCTTCCTTTGAGCGAGTTGTACTATAAAGAACAACAATGGGAAAAAGCGTTCCCGCTGCTTGTGACGCTTGCCGAACTCGTACCGATGTATCCCGAAATAGATATGTTCCAAACCGCTTTGCGCTACGGAATTTGTTCCGTAAAGCTCGGAAAACTTTCCGATGCGCTCAAGGCGCTTTCGGTTGCGCGCCGCGAAAAGCCCGACAGTTTTGAAACGAACTTTTATTTGGGGCAGGCTTTTTATCTTAATAAAGATTACGATAAGGCGATTCCGTGCTTTAAAAAAGCGTTATCGCAGGGAAGTGAAATTCCCGAAGTGTTTGAATATTTGGGACTGTCGTTGTACCGCGGCCGCTTGTTCCGCGAAGCGCTGCCGTATTTGAAGCGCGCTTTGGAAGTAAAGCCCGAAAGCCGCGAGATTTTGTTTTCGTTGGCCGATTCGATGTATGCGTGCAGTATGGGCGATAAAGCGCTGAAGGTTTTTATGCATTTGCGCCCCGATCCCGAATACGGTGCGAAAGCCTGCCTTTTGGCCGGCAGCATTCATTCGTTCGGCAATCAAAACGCGCAGGCTATTCAGGATTACGAAATCGGCCTCAAGCATGAAGACGCTCCGCTCGATGTGCTCACGCAAATCCGTTATAACCTGGCACAGATTTATCTGCAGGAAAACGACATGGTGAAAGCGCTGGCCCTGCTTCAAACCATTCAAATGACCGTTCCCGGCTATAAAGATGTGCGCGCTCTGATCACGCGATATCAGGAATTAAGCCAAAACAATACGCTCAAAACATACTTGATGGCAACGAACAGCGACTTTGTCGCGCTGTGCCGCAAAATCGTTTCGGTGTTTTATTCGAAGGCGACGGTTCGAATTCTTGCGGTGGACGCCAAGCCCGACGTTGCCGAAATCCAAACCGAAATCGATACGATAAAATGGGAAGATTCCGTTGTATTCCGTTTTTACCGCAACACCGGATCCACAGGCGAATTGTTTATTCGCGATTTTCACGGACGTATCCGCGATTTAAAAGCCGGGCGCGGCATTTGCGTAACGGCCGGCACCTATTCGGAAGATGCGAAGAAATACGTCGAAGGCCGCCCCATAGATTTGGTGGACAAGGCGCAACTGCTGAAAATATTCAATAAGCTTTAA
- a CDS encoding AbrB/MazE/SpoVT family DNA-binding domain-containing protein → MQVVVQKWGNSLGFRIPSLWAKDNNVKNGSKIEVLAEKGKIVILPQKKTLDDMLAMVTSENVHSEISTDYSVGNEEW, encoded by the coding sequence ATGCAGGTTGTAGTTCAGAAATGGGGTAATAGTCTCGGATTTAGAATACCCTCTCTTTGGGCAAAAGATAATAATGTAAAGAATGGAAGCAAAATAGAAGTACTCGCAGAAAAAGGAAAAATAGTAATTCTTCCTCAGAAAAAAACTCTTGATGATATGCTGGCAATGGTTACTTCTGAAAATGTTCATTCGGAAATCTCGACAGATTATTCAGTAGGTAACGAAGAATGGTGA
- a CDS encoding type II toxin-antitoxin system VapC family toxin has protein sequence MKYFLDTHALLWYLFDSENLSRTAKEIINNEFCYYSKVSLWEIAIKQARNLLQYKNSIQDIIDACREEEFAELLVSGQSLELIKNLPDIHSDPFDRLLITMAQENNLTIVTKDTKIPLYDVKTVW, from the coding sequence GTGAAATATTTTTTAGATACTCATGCACTTCTTTGGTATTTGTTTGATAGTGAAAATCTATCTAGAACGGCTAAAGAAATAATCAATAATGAATTTTGCTACTACAGTAAAGTTTCATTATGGGAAATTGCGATAAAACAGGCCCGTAATCTTCTTCAATATAAAAATTCAATCCAAGATATTATAGATGCCTGCAGGGAAGAAGAATTTGCAGAACTTTTAGTTTCCGGTCAATCTTTAGAATTAATAAAAAACCTGCCTGATATTCACAGCGACCCATTTGATAGGCTTCTCATTACAATGGCACAAGAAAATAATTTAACGATTGTTACAAAAGACACAAAGATTCCGTTGTATGATGTAAAAACCGTTTGGTAA
- a CDS encoding DUF1697 domain-containing protein, translated as MDYIALLRGINVGTSVKINMKELKTLFEQCGFSNVSTYINSGNVIFKSHDKKNSITENIEKALHITTGNEVKVLVKTKSEMVKIANSIPGDWRNNDNQKTDVAYLFESIDTENIINELPIKKEYIHLIYVKGALIWNVRREDYNKSRLNKIISHKVYKDMTIRNVNTARYLATC; from the coding sequence ATGGATTATATAGCATTGCTCAGGGGTATCAATGTCGGAACCTCGGTAAAAATCAATATGAAAGAATTGAAAACATTGTTTGAGCAATGCGGTTTTTCAAACGTTTCAACATACATCAATTCCGGGAATGTGATTTTTAAATCACATGATAAGAAAAACAGTATCACGGAGAATATTGAAAAAGCATTACATATAACGACCGGGAATGAAGTAAAAGTATTGGTAAAGACAAAAAGTGAGATGGTGAAAATAGCAAACAGCATCCCCGGTGATTGGCGAAATAATGATAATCAAAAAACCGATGTAGCGTATTTATTTGAATCAATAGATACTGAAAACATAATAAATGAATTACCGATAAAAAAAGAATATATACACTTAATATATGTTAAGGGTGCGTTAATTTGGAATGTTCGACGGGAAGATTATAATAAAAGCCGTTTGAATAAAATAATATCGCATAAAGTATATAAAGATATGACAATACGAAATGTTAATACGGCTCGGTATCTTGCAACGTGCTGA
- a CDS encoding type II toxin-antitoxin system PemK/MazF family toxin — protein sequence MVNSNYVPDRGDLVWLDFNPQARYEQKGRRPAICISQKRYNQKVGLALFCPITSHIKGYPFEIVLDNHSINGCILSDQVKNLDYKKRSCDFIEKTTEEEINAVVDNIKLLIE from the coding sequence ATGGTGAATTCAAATTATGTTCCCGATAGAGGCGATTTAGTTTGGCTTGATTTTAATCCGCAAGCAAGATATGAGCAGAAAGGTCGTCGTCCTGCAATTTGCATTTCACAAAAAAGATACAATCAAAAAGTCGGACTTGCTTTATTTTGTCCTATTACGAGCCATATAAAAGGCTATCCTTTTGAAATTGTATTGGATAATCATTCGATAAATGGCTGTATTCTTAGCGACCAAGTAAAGAACCTTGATTATAAAAAAAGAAGTTGTGATTTTATAGAAAAAACAACAGAAGAAGAGATAAATGCTGTTGTAGATAATATAAAGTTGTTGATTGAGTAA
- a CDS encoding DUF2281 domain-containing protein produces MPLTAVQEKLKTIPDEYMDEVYNYLEFLQYKILYKKQHEESVKRFPNRRPDILKQRNFYMSPAFDEPLEDFKEYM; encoded by the coding sequence ATGCCGTTAACTGCTGTTCAGGAAAAATTGAAGACAATTCCGGATGAATACATGGATGAAGTGTATAATTATTTGGAATTTTTACAATATAAAATACTCTATAAAAAACAACATGAAGAATCTGTAAAAAGATTTCCTAATCGTCGCCCGGATATTTTAAAGCAACGGAATTTCTATATGTCACCGGCGTTTGACGAACCATTGGAAGATTTTAAGGAGTATATGTGA